The Acinonyx jubatus isolate Ajub_Pintada_27869175 chromosome D1, VMU_Ajub_asm_v1.0, whole genome shotgun sequence genome includes a window with the following:
- the LOC106966136 gene encoding olfactory receptor 51T1, with the protein MVIFNNTTSFSSNFLLTAFPGLELAHVWISIPVCSLYAIALLGNSTILFVIIVERSLHKPMYYFLAMLSTVDLCLTISTLPTVLGVLWFHAREISLKACLIQMFFVHGFSFLESSVLVAMAFDRLMAICNPLKYAIVFTDMIILLIGLVICIRQVILIFPMILALTRVSFHGGQELSHPFCYHPDMIKYTYSNPWISNFLGMFLQLYLTGTDLLFILFSYVLILRTVLSIVAPKKQQKALSTCVCHICAVTVFYVPMISLSFTHRLFSSTPKVVCSILANVYLFLPPVLNPVIYSLKTKTIRQAMLQLLHFKGSQGPSVRSHRGPWG; encoded by the coding sequence ATGGTGATTTTCAATAACACTACATCATTTTCCTCAAACTTCCTACTCACTGCATTTCCTGGTCTGGAACTTGCACATGTCTGGATCTCTATTCCTGTCTGCTCTCTCTATGCCATTGCCCTCTTGGGAAACAGCACGATTCTGTTCGTCATCATTGTTGAGAGGAGTCTTCACAAGCCCATGTACTATTTCCTTGCCATGCTGTCAACTGTTGATCTATGTCTGACCATCTCAACCCTTCCCACTGTTCTTGGGGTTCTCTGGTTTCATGCCCGGGAGATTAGCTTGAAAGCTTGCCTCATTCAAATGTTCTTTGTACATGGCTTCTCCTTCCTGGAGTCTTCAGTGCTGGTAGCCATGGCCTTTGACCGCCTCATGGCTATCTGTAACCCACTGAAGTATGCTATTGTCTTCACAGACATGATAATCTTGTTGATTGGACTGGTTATCTGCATACGGCAAGTAATTTTAATCTTTCCCATGATTCTAGCCTTGACGAGAGTATCTTTCCACGGAGGCCAAGAGCTTTCCCACCCATTTTGCTACCATCCAGATATGATTAAATACACATATTCCAACCCCTGGATCAGCAATTTTTTGGGCATGTTTCTTCAGCTCTACCTGACTGGCACTGACTTActgttcattcttttctcctaCGTTCTGATTCTCCGAACCGTCTTGAGTATCGTGGCCCCTAAGAAACAACAGAAAGCTCTCAGCACTTGTGTCTGTCACATCTGTGCTGTCACTGTTTTCTACGTGCCAATGATCAGCCTGTCCTTTACACACCGCCTTTTCAGTTCCACCCCAAAAGTGGTCTGTAGCATTTTGgccaatgtttatttgttcttacCACCTGTACTGAACCCTGTCATTTACAGCTTGAAGACCAAGACCATCCGCCAGGCTATGCTCCAGCTGCTCCATTTTAAGGGCTCACAGGGCCCCAGTGTGAGGAGTCATAGAGGACCCTGGGGTTGA